A portion of the Coturnix japonica isolate 7356 chromosome 4, Coturnix japonica 2.1, whole genome shotgun sequence genome contains these proteins:
- the ZBTB33 gene encoding transcriptional regulator Kaiso isoform X1, with amino-acid sequence MEGENLISATDTQYSSSLLQSLNEQRGHGLFCDVTVIVEERKFRAHRNILSASSTYFHQLLSVAGPVVELSFVRAEVFAEILNYIYSSKIISVRADLIDELIKSGQQLGVKFLADLSVAPSDGRSVPGEVKNGALRTSASGPTQKDAETQVPAIRQECREGTGWMPVITESFSLHGIAYETPKITVTDSDDDDDVIFCSEIVPPKECTKDASAAIQNQPCPNALGVSDPKSCGSGGSPLLSSTTLAQKLNSSANQLNPNQTLSGAESLIPVTPQHSTTELILLNRPPVNPLPSVSSSHQTHMPPTINLVEDSRKPSDKSPSAEVETAAVDVEEVVEDSDEVISSSSPSSVSNSSSVQQPSVPKAAPSEGSGVQKKQLVTFPQEQTSKPGEFKIKISDVLSGNNKEFGPGIASKHTGEGQKIITLDRAAEIGGLSTGCKVYANIGEDTYDIVIPVKDDPEEGKAKPDETPRTSDGDSSSRKRMKVKHDDHYELIVDGRVYYICIVCKRSYVCLTSLRRHFNVHSWEKKYPCRYCDKVFPLAEYRTKHEIHHTGERRYQCLTCGKSFINYQVMASHVRSVHSQDPSGDHKLYRLHPCKSLRIRQYAYISDRSSSLPVINENRIVYHVDAAKNGTEGTTSNSPGKQMSWDDIFVPRGNDAIFKQNQSEGSSEFEFVIPESY; translated from the coding sequence ATGGAGGGGGAAAACCTGATTTCCGCAACAGACACGCAGTACTCTAGTTCACTCCTTCAGTCTTTGAACGAACAACGTGGCCACGGGCTTTTCTGTGATGTTACTGTTATTGTGGAGGAACGGAAGTTTCGAGCTCACAGGAACATTCTTTCTGCCTCGAGCACTTATTTCCACCAGCTTTTGTCGGTGGCTGGGCCGGTAGTTGAATTGAGCTTTGTGAGAGCTGAGGTTTTTGCCGAAATActtaattatatatatagttCCAAAATAATCTCAGTTCGAGCTGACTTAATTGATGAATTGATTAAATCAGGGCAGCAGTTGGGTGTTAAATTCCTAGCTGATCTGTCTGTAGCTCCATCTGATGGAAGAAGCGTGCCAGGCGAGGTCAAAAACGGTGCTTTGAGAACTTCAGCTTCTGGCCCCACTCAGAAGGATGCTGAGACACAAGTACCTGCCATCAGGCAGGAATGTCGAGAGGGGACGGGTTGGATGCCAGTTATAACTGAATCGTTCTCTCTACATGGCATAGCCTACGAGACTCCAAAAATAACAGTGACTGATTCAGATGATGATGACGATGTCATCTTTTGCTCCGAGATTGTTCCACCAAAAGAATGTACTAAAGACGCAAGTGCTGCAATCCAGAACCAGCCTTGCCCAAATGCACTTGGAGTTTCTGACCCAAAGTCATGTGGCAGTGGTGGCTCCCCGCTTTTGTCTAGCACCACATTGGCTCAAAAACTTAATTCCTCTGCTAATCAGCTGAACCCAAACCAAACACTGTCAGGTGCTGAATCACTCATCCCTGTGACACCACAGCATTCGACAACTGAGCTCATTTTGCTGAATCGGCCCCCAGTTAACCCCTTGCCCAGTGTCAGCTCCTCGCATCAAACGCACATGCCCCCAACCATTAATCTGGTTGAGGACAGCCGGAAGCCATCTGATAAAAGTCCCTCAGCTGAAGTGGAAACCGCTGCTGTTGATGTAGAAGAGGTGGTTGAGGACAGCGATGAAGTCATCAGCTCCTCTAGTCCTAGTTCAGTCAGCAATAGCTCTTCGGTTCAGCAACCTTCTGTACCCAAAGCGGCACCCTCTGAAGGATCAGGAGTACAGAAAAAACAGCTCGTTACGTTTCCACAAGAGCAAACTTCTAAACCTggagaatttaaaataaaaatctcgGATGTGCTTAGTGGAAACAACAAGGAATTTGGTCCGGGTATAGCATCAAAACACACGGGAGAAGGGCAGAAAATCATAACGTTAGATAGGGCAGCTGAAATAGGAGGCTTATCCACAGGCTGCAAGGTTTACGCAAATATTGGTGAGGACACTTACGACATAGTCATTCCAGTTAAGGATGATCCCGAGGAAGGAAAAGCCAAGCCTGATGAAACCCCTAGAACATCTGATGGTGATTCCTCGAGCAGGAAACGCATGAAAGTAAAGCACGATGACCATTACGAGCTGATAGTGGATGGAAGGGTCTACTACATTTGTATTGTGTGTAAGAGATCGTACGTGTGTCTGACAAGTTTACGGAGACATTTTAATGTTCATTCCTGGGAGAAGAAGTATCCGTGTCGATACTGTGATAAAGTTTTCCCTCTTGCAGAATACCGCACGAAGCATGAAATTCACCACACTGGTGAGCGGAGGTACCAGTGCTTGACGTGCGGCAAGTCTTTCATCAACTACCAGGTTATGGCCTCACACGTAAGGTCAGTTCATAGCCAAGACCCTTCGGGAGATCACAAGCTTTATCGACTGCATCCTTGCAAGTCTTTGCGGATCAGACAGTACGCATACATTTCTGATCGCTCAAGCAGCTTACCGGTAATAAACGAGAATAGAATTGTTTATCATGTTGACGCAGCAAAGAATGGCACTGAAGGAACAACATCTAATTCTCCAGGCAAACAAATGAGCTGGGATGATATTTTCGTTCCACGGGGAAATGATGCAATTTTCAAGCAAAATCAATCAGAGGGTAGTTCTGAATTTGAGTTTGTAATACCAGAATCTTACTGA
- the ZBTB33 gene encoding transcriptional regulator Kaiso isoform X2, translating to MEARAQPRPGMEGENLISATDTQYSSSLLQSLNEQRGHGLFCDVTVIVEERKFRAHRNILSASSTYFHQLLSVAGPVVELSFVRAEVFAEILNYIYSSKIISVRADLIDELIKSGQQLGVKFLADLSVAPSDGRSVPGEVKNGALRTSASGPTQKDAETQVPAIRQECREGTGWMPVITESFSLHGIAYETPKITVTDSDDDDDVIFCSEIVPPKECTKDASAAIQNQPCPNALGVSDPKSCGSGGSPLLSSTTLAQKLNSSANQLNPNQTLSGAESLIPVTPQHSTTELILLNRPPVNPLPSVSSSHQTHMPPTINLVEDSRKPSDKSPSAEVETAAVDVEEVVEDSDEVISSSSPSSVSNSSSVQQPSVPKAAPSEGSGVQKKQLVTFPQEQTSKPGEFKIKISDVLSGNNKEFGPGIASKHTGEGQKIITLDRAAEIGGLSTGCKVYANIGEDTYDIVIPVKDDPEEGKAKPDETPRTSDGDSSSRKRMKVKHDDHYELIVDGRVYYICIVCKRSYVCLTSLRRHFNVHSWEKKYPCRYCDKVFPLAEYRTKHEIHHTGERRYQCLTCGKSFINYQVMASHVRSVHSQDPSGDHKLYRLHPCKSLRIRQYAYISDRSSSLPVINENRIVYHVDAAKNGTEGTTSNSPGKQMSWDDIFVPRGNDAIFKQNQSEGSSEFEFVIPESY from the coding sequence GAATGGAGGGGGAAAACCTGATTTCCGCAACAGACACGCAGTACTCTAGTTCACTCCTTCAGTCTTTGAACGAACAACGTGGCCACGGGCTTTTCTGTGATGTTACTGTTATTGTGGAGGAACGGAAGTTTCGAGCTCACAGGAACATTCTTTCTGCCTCGAGCACTTATTTCCACCAGCTTTTGTCGGTGGCTGGGCCGGTAGTTGAATTGAGCTTTGTGAGAGCTGAGGTTTTTGCCGAAATActtaattatatatatagttCCAAAATAATCTCAGTTCGAGCTGACTTAATTGATGAATTGATTAAATCAGGGCAGCAGTTGGGTGTTAAATTCCTAGCTGATCTGTCTGTAGCTCCATCTGATGGAAGAAGCGTGCCAGGCGAGGTCAAAAACGGTGCTTTGAGAACTTCAGCTTCTGGCCCCACTCAGAAGGATGCTGAGACACAAGTACCTGCCATCAGGCAGGAATGTCGAGAGGGGACGGGTTGGATGCCAGTTATAACTGAATCGTTCTCTCTACATGGCATAGCCTACGAGACTCCAAAAATAACAGTGACTGATTCAGATGATGATGACGATGTCATCTTTTGCTCCGAGATTGTTCCACCAAAAGAATGTACTAAAGACGCAAGTGCTGCAATCCAGAACCAGCCTTGCCCAAATGCACTTGGAGTTTCTGACCCAAAGTCATGTGGCAGTGGTGGCTCCCCGCTTTTGTCTAGCACCACATTGGCTCAAAAACTTAATTCCTCTGCTAATCAGCTGAACCCAAACCAAACACTGTCAGGTGCTGAATCACTCATCCCTGTGACACCACAGCATTCGACAACTGAGCTCATTTTGCTGAATCGGCCCCCAGTTAACCCCTTGCCCAGTGTCAGCTCCTCGCATCAAACGCACATGCCCCCAACCATTAATCTGGTTGAGGACAGCCGGAAGCCATCTGATAAAAGTCCCTCAGCTGAAGTGGAAACCGCTGCTGTTGATGTAGAAGAGGTGGTTGAGGACAGCGATGAAGTCATCAGCTCCTCTAGTCCTAGTTCAGTCAGCAATAGCTCTTCGGTTCAGCAACCTTCTGTACCCAAAGCGGCACCCTCTGAAGGATCAGGAGTACAGAAAAAACAGCTCGTTACGTTTCCACAAGAGCAAACTTCTAAACCTggagaatttaaaataaaaatctcgGATGTGCTTAGTGGAAACAACAAGGAATTTGGTCCGGGTATAGCATCAAAACACACGGGAGAAGGGCAGAAAATCATAACGTTAGATAGGGCAGCTGAAATAGGAGGCTTATCCACAGGCTGCAAGGTTTACGCAAATATTGGTGAGGACACTTACGACATAGTCATTCCAGTTAAGGATGATCCCGAGGAAGGAAAAGCCAAGCCTGATGAAACCCCTAGAACATCTGATGGTGATTCCTCGAGCAGGAAACGCATGAAAGTAAAGCACGATGACCATTACGAGCTGATAGTGGATGGAAGGGTCTACTACATTTGTATTGTGTGTAAGAGATCGTACGTGTGTCTGACAAGTTTACGGAGACATTTTAATGTTCATTCCTGGGAGAAGAAGTATCCGTGTCGATACTGTGATAAAGTTTTCCCTCTTGCAGAATACCGCACGAAGCATGAAATTCACCACACTGGTGAGCGGAGGTACCAGTGCTTGACGTGCGGCAAGTCTTTCATCAACTACCAGGTTATGGCCTCACACGTAAGGTCAGTTCATAGCCAAGACCCTTCGGGAGATCACAAGCTTTATCGACTGCATCCTTGCAAGTCTTTGCGGATCAGACAGTACGCATACATTTCTGATCGCTCAAGCAGCTTACCGGTAATAAACGAGAATAGAATTGTTTATCATGTTGACGCAGCAAAGAATGGCACTGAAGGAACAACATCTAATTCTCCAGGCAAACAAATGAGCTGGGATGATATTTTCGTTCCACGGGGAAATGATGCAATTTTCAAGCAAAATCAATCAGAGGGTAGTTCTGAATTTGAGTTTGTAATACCAGAATCTTACTGA